Proteins encoded together in one Nyctibius grandis isolate bNycGra1 chromosome 1, bNycGra1.pri, whole genome shotgun sequence window:
- the GPR75 gene encoding probable G-protein coupled receptor 75 has product MNASGRLPAAGEEEPPGAALLRLGGNGSAGGGGELREGGHAATLAACASLLALVFCLGSYGNLIVLLSFFDPALRKFRTNFDFMILNLSFCDLFICGVAAPMFAFVLFFDSARSIPGAFCFTFHLTSSGFIIMSLKTVAVIALHRLRMVLGKQPHRAASFPCTFLLTLLLWATSFTLATLATLKTRGSRLCLPMSSFTSGEGKVILYLYVTDFICCVAVVSVSYVMIAQALRRNAQVRKCPPMVAVDASRPQPFVGPPAAGAGEGVQSAVPALYRNQSYSKPQHVQTHGYAKHLGQPLATAAGRLQLVSAVNLSTAKDSRAVVTCVVIVLSVLVCCLPLGISLVQDMLSSSGGFVLYQFELCGFTLIFFKSGLNPFIYSRNSAGLRRRVLWCLQYVALVFFCCKQKTRLRAMGKGSLEVNRNKSSHHETNSAYVLSPKPQKKFVDQACGPSHSRESVLSPKASVGPQHYAQSSSTPMNTRIEPYYSIYNSSPSQEGSTPNSLQPVNSAFGFAKSYVAMHYHTTSDLGRDCDSASTKQIPVPSV; this is encoded by the coding sequence atGAACGCGTCGGGGCggctgccggcggcgggcgAGGAGGAGCCCCCCGGCGCCGCGCTGCTGCGGCTGGGCGGGAACGGcagcgcgggcggcggcggcgagctGCGGGAGGGCGGCCACGCCGCCACGCTGGCGGCCTGCGCCTCCCTGCTGGCGCTGGTCTTCTGCCTGGGCTCCTACGGCAACCTCATCGTTCTCCTGTCCTTCTTCGACCCGGCCCTCAGGAAATTCAGGACCAACTTCGACTTCATGATCCTCAACCTCTCCTTCTGCGACCTCTTCATCTGCGGGGTGGCCGCCCCCATGTTCGCCTTCGTCCTCTTCTTCGACTCGGCCCGAAGCATCCCCGGCGCCTTCTGCTTCACCTTCCACCTCACCAGCTCCGGCTTCATCATCATGTCGCTCAAGACGGTGGCGGTCATCGCCCTGCACCGGCTGCGCATGGTGCTGGGCAAGCAGCCGCACCGCGCCGCCTCCTTCCCCTGcaccttcctcctcaccctgcTCCTGTGGGCCACCAGCTTCACCCTGGCCACCCTGGCCACCCTGAAAACCCGCGGCTCCCGCCTCTGCCTGCCCATGTCCAGCTTCACCAGCGGCGAGGGGAAGGTCATCCTCTACCTCTACGTCACCGACTTTATCTGCTGCGTGGCTGTGGTGTCCGTCTCCTACGTCATGATCGCCCAGGCCCTACGGAGGAACGCCCAGGTGAGGAAGTGCCCACCCATGGTGGCCGTGGACGCCTCCAGACCGCAGCCCTTCGTGGGGCCAccggccgccggggccggggagggTGTGCAGAGCGCCGTGCCTGCCTTGTACAGGAACCAGAGCTACAGCAAGCCGCAGCACGTCCAGACGCACGGCTATGCCAAGCACCTCGGCCAGCCGCTGGCCACCGCCGCTGGCCGGCTCCAGCTCGTGTCAGCGGTCAACCTGTCCACGGCCAAAGACTCCAGGGCGGTGGTGACATGCGTGGTCATTGTGCTCTCCGTCTTGGTTTGCTGCCTGCCCCTGGGCATCTCTTTGGTGCAGGACATGCTGTCCAGCAGTGGTGGCTTTGTTCTCTACCAGTTCGAGCTGTGTGGATttactctcatttttttcaaatctggATTAAATCCTTTTATATATTCCCGCAACAGCGCTGGACTTCGGAGACGAGTTCTCTGGTGCCTGCAGTACGTAGCCCTtgtctttttctgctgcaaGCAGAAGACAAGGCTTCGGGCCATGGGTAAAGGCAGCCTGGAAGTCAACAGGAacaagtcatcccaccacgaGACCAATTCAGCATATGTGTTGTCTCCGAAACCTCAGAAAAAGTTTGTGGACCAAGCGTGTGGCCCTAGTCACTCCAGGGAAAGCGTGCTGAGTCCGAAGGCTTCCGTCGGGCCTCAGCACTATGCACAGAGCAGCTCAACGCCCATGAACACCCGGATTGAGCCCTATTACAGTATCTATAACAGCAGCCCTTCCCAGGAAGGGAGCACCCCAAACAGCTTGCAGCCGGTGAACTCGGCTTTCGGGTTTGCCAAATCCTACGTTGCCATGCATTATCACACCACCAGCGACCTGGGGCGGGACTGTGACAGTGCTTCCACCAAGCAGATACCGGTGCCCTCGGTGTAA